The following coding sequences lie in one Flavobacterium cyclinae genomic window:
- a CDS encoding GxxExxY protein: MHLLHEDLTSLILKTFYEVYNELGYGFLEKVYQNALLIELRKKGLEATPNKKIKVFYKGENVGDYYADIIVNDTIVLELKAADYIVEEFENQLLNYLKGTDCEIGLLLNFGKKPEFRRKIYENKRKNRKNQF; encoded by the coding sequence ATGCACTTATTACATGAAGATTTAACATCGTTAATTTTAAAAACTTTTTACGAAGTTTACAACGAATTAGGTTATGGTTTTCTTGAAAAAGTTTATCAAAATGCCTTATTGATTGAGTTAAGAAAAAAAGGACTTGAAGCAACTCCTAATAAAAAAATTAAAGTCTTTTACAAAGGAGAAAACGTTGGTGACTATTATGCTGATATAATTGTAAACGACACAATCGTATTAGAATTAAAAGCTGCCGATTATATTGTTGAAGAGTTTGAAAATCAATTGCTCAATTACTTAAAAGGAACTGATTGCGAAATTGGTTTATTATTAAACTTTGGGAAAAAGCCTGAATTCAGAAGAAAAATTTACGAAAACAAAAGAAAGAATAGAAAAAATCAGTTTTAA
- a CDS encoding nucleoside phosphorylase: protein MIAASELILNPDGSVYHINLKPGQIANDIIFVGDQNRVEKITKHFDSIEFTTQKREFKTQTGTYKGKRITVMSTGIGPDNIDIVMNELDALVNVDLATRTVKKELTSLNIVRIGTSGSLQADIPCDSFVMSQYGLGLDNMLRSYLIDEISETEMEEAFIKQTNWDMRKGRPYVIAGSKALEQRLESDKIFKGFTGTAGGFYGPQGRVVRLGIQDPELNAKMDSFNFNGTRMTNLEMETGAIYGLGKLLGHNCLSLNAIIANRATGTFSEDPYKAVDELIEYTLNKLAE from the coding sequence ATGATAGCAGCATCAGAATTAATATTAAATCCAGACGGAAGTGTATATCACATCAATTTAAAACCTGGACAAATCGCTAACGATATTATCTTCGTTGGGGATCAAAATCGTGTAGAAAAAATTACAAAACACTTTGATTCAATAGAATTTACAACTCAAAAGCGTGAATTTAAAACACAAACCGGAACGTATAAAGGCAAAAGAATTACCGTTATGTCAACTGGAATTGGTCCAGATAACATCGACATCGTAATGAATGAATTAGATGCATTGGTAAACGTAGATTTAGCAACCAGAACCGTTAAAAAAGAACTGACTTCTTTAAATATTGTTCGTATCGGAACTTCAGGTTCGTTACAAGCGGATATTCCTTGCGATAGTTTTGTAATGAGTCAGTATGGCTTAGGTTTGGATAACATGCTTCGCTCCTATTTAATTGACGAAATTTCAGAAACCGAAATGGAAGAAGCATTCATCAAGCAAACGAATTGGGACATGAGAAAAGGTCGCCCTTACGTAATTGCAGGAAGTAAAGCATTAGAACAACGTTTAGAAAGCGATAAAATTTTTAAAGGATTCACAGGAACCGCCGGTGGATTTTACGGTCCACAAGGACGTGTAGTGCGTTTAGGAATTCAAGATCCTGAGTTAAATGCTAAAATGGATAGTTTCAATTTCAACGGAACTCGAATGACGAATTTAGAAATGGAAACTGGCGCTATTTATGGTTTAGGAAAACTGTTAGGACACAACTGTTTATCATTAAATGCTATCATCGCTAACCGTGCAACTGGAACTTTCAGTGAAGACCCATATAAAGCTGTAGATGAATTAATTGAATATACTTTAAATAAGTTAGCGGAATAA
- a CDS encoding VOC family protein: MTFRFARHTNDLEQIKSFYIDILGFELLGGFENHNGYDGVFIGKSNENWHLEFTKSEEIVLFDFNEDDNLVFYPNNKMEFDFIMNKLQSKKIEFVKAQNPYWNENGKMILDPDGYRVVISDLKIE; this comes from the coding sequence ATGACTTTCCGTTTTGCAAGACACACCAATGATTTAGAACAAATTAAATCCTTTTATATCGATATTTTAGGATTTGAATTGCTTGGAGGTTTTGAAAATCATAATGGCTATGATGGTGTTTTTATTGGAAAATCAAATGAAAATTGGCATTTAGAATTTACAAAATCAGAAGAAATTGTTCTTTTTGATTTTAATGAGGATGATAATTTAGTTTTTTATCCAAACAATAAAATGGAGTTTGACTTCATTATGAATAAACTTCAATCTAAAAAAATTGAATTTGTAAAAGCCCAAAATCCTTATTGGAATGAAAATGGAAAAATGATTTTAGATCCTGATGGCTATAGAGTTGTAATTTCTGATTTAAAAATAGAATGA
- a CDS encoding isopenicillin N synthase family dioxygenase produces MQQIPSVDLRDFLSDDPARKQKFVNEIGKAYEEIGFVALKGHFLDDKLVEDLYSEVRNFFNLPLETKAKYEIPGIGGQRGYVSFGKEHAKGRSAGDLKEFWHFGQYVSEGSKYTGEYPDNVEVTELPKFNEVGKEAYLMLEKTGVYVLRALALYIGLDEFYFDKYIKDGNSILRPIHYPPITDEPKDGAVRAAAHGDINLITLLMGAQGKGLQVQNHNGEWIDAMAQPDELMINVGDMLSRHTNNKLKSTIHQVVNPPRELWGSSRYSIPFFMHPVSDMSLNCLSECIDENNPKLYEDITAGEFLHERLVELGLIKK; encoded by the coding sequence ATGCAACAAATTCCTAGTGTTGACTTACGTGATTTCCTGTCGGATGATCCGGCACGTAAACAAAAATTTGTAAATGAAATCGGAAAAGCCTACGAAGAAATCGGCTTCGTAGCATTAAAAGGTCATTTTTTAGATGACAAACTTGTAGAGGATTTATATTCAGAAGTACGAAACTTCTTTAATCTTCCTCTTGAAACCAAAGCTAAATACGAAATCCCAGGCATTGGCGGACAACGTGGTTATGTTTCTTTCGGTAAAGAACACGCTAAAGGTCGCTCTGCTGGAGATTTGAAAGAGTTTTGGCATTTTGGACAATACGTTAGCGAAGGTTCAAAATACACTGGCGAATACCCAGATAACGTTGAAGTAACCGAATTACCTAAATTCAATGAAGTAGGTAAAGAAGCGTACCTAATGTTAGAAAAAACAGGGGTTTATGTGTTAAGAGCTTTAGCACTTTACATTGGTTTAGACGAATTCTACTTTGATAAATACATCAAAGACGGAAACAGTATTTTACGTCCTATCCACTACCCACCTATTACTGACGAACCTAAAGATGGAGCTGTTCGTGCAGCAGCACATGGTGACATCAACTTGATTACCTTATTAATGGGCGCTCAAGGTAAAGGTTTACAAGTACAAAATCACAACGGCGAATGGATTGATGCCATGGCACAACCAGACGAATTAATGATTAACGTTGGAGATATGTTATCAAGACACACCAACAACAAGTTGAAGTCAACGATTCACCAAGTGGTAAATCCACCAAGAGAATTGTGGGGTTCTTCTCGTTATTCAATCCCTTTCTTTATGCACCCAGTAAGCGATATGAGTTTAAATTGCTTATCTGAATGTATCGATGAAAACAATCCAAAATTATATGAAGACATCACCGCTGGTGAATTCTTACATGAACGTTTGGTTGAATTAGGATTGATTAAGAAATAA
- a CDS encoding alpha-ketoacid dehydrogenase subunit alpha/beta, with translation MNFERKDLSNSQLLDLYKKILKPRLIEEKMLILIRQGKVSKWFSGIGQEAISVGITSVLDKDEYILPMHRNLGVFTTREIPLHRLFSQWQGKKNGFTKGRDRSFHFGTQEYKIIGMISHLGPQLGIADGIALANKLRKNGKVTAVFTGEGATSEGDFHEALNIAAVWELPVLFVIENNGYGLSTPTNEQYRCENLADKGVGYGMESHIVDGNNLLEVYHLISELKASMIENPRPVLLEFKTFRMRGHEEASGTKYVPQELMDMWAVKDPVENYRNYLKATAVLSEEEDEAIRAEIKKEIDTDWAKVQEEPAIVASLEEELGDVYAPYEFEAYNPSSEMENIRVIDAISNGLRQSMERHENLVIMGQDIAEYGGAFKITDGFVAQFGKERVRNTPICESAVVSAANGLSINGFKAVMEMQFADFVSTGFNPIVNLLAKQHYRWQEKSDVVVRMPCGGGTQAGPFHSQTNEAWFTKTPGLKVVYPAFPYDAKGLLNTAINDPNPVLFFEHKQLYRSVYQDVPKDYYTLPFGKASLIKEGTDVTIISFGAGVHWALETLAKNPEIKADLLDLRTLQPMDWDAIYASVKKTNKVIILQEDTLFGGVASDISAMIMENCFEYLDAPVRRVGSLESAIPFMKTLEDQYLPKGRFETELKELLAY, from the coding sequence ATGAACTTTGAAAGAAAAGATTTATCGAATTCGCAACTACTTGATTTATACAAGAAAATCTTAAAACCTCGTTTGATTGAAGAGAAAATGTTGATTCTAATCCGTCAAGGAAAAGTATCAAAATGGTTCTCTGGAATTGGGCAAGAAGCTATTTCTGTGGGAATAACTTCAGTTTTGGATAAAGATGAATATATTTTACCTATGCACCGTAATTTAGGTGTTTTTACTACAAGAGAAATTCCGTTGCACCGTTTGTTTTCGCAATGGCAAGGTAAGAAAAACGGATTCACAAAAGGTCGTGATAGAAGTTTCCATTTTGGAACACAAGAATATAAGATTATTGGAATGATTTCGCATTTAGGTCCTCAATTAGGGATTGCAGACGGAATCGCTTTAGCCAATAAATTAAGAAAAAATGGAAAAGTAACCGCAGTATTTACAGGTGAAGGCGCAACTTCAGAAGGTGATTTTCACGAAGCATTGAATATCGCTGCTGTTTGGGAATTACCGGTTTTATTCGTAATTGAAAATAATGGTTACGGATTATCAACTCCAACCAACGAACAATACCGTTGCGAAAACCTTGCTGATAAAGGGGTTGGTTATGGAATGGAAAGTCACATTGTTGATGGTAACAATTTATTAGAAGTGTATCATTTGATTTCGGAATTAAAAGCTTCTATGATAGAAAATCCTCGTCCAGTTTTGTTAGAGTTCAAAACATTCAGAATGCGTGGTCATGAAGAGGCAAGTGGTACGAAATATGTACCTCAAGAATTGATGGACATGTGGGCAGTGAAAGATCCAGTGGAGAATTATAGAAATTACTTAAAAGCAACAGCGGTTTTATCAGAGGAAGAAGATGAAGCGATTCGTGCTGAAATTAAGAAAGAAATCGATACAGATTGGGCGAAAGTTCAAGAAGAGCCAGCTATTGTTGCCTCTCTAGAAGAAGAATTGGGTGATGTTTATGCACCTTACGAATTTGAGGCATATAATCCATCTTCAGAAATGGAAAATATTCGTGTGATTGATGCGATTTCGAATGGTTTACGTCAGTCGATGGAACGCCATGAGAATTTGGTGATTATGGGACAAGACATTGCCGAATACGGTGGTGCTTTCAAAATTACCGATGGATTCGTAGCGCAATTTGGTAAAGAAAGAGTTAGAAATACACCAATCTGTGAAAGTGCTGTTGTTTCAGCGGCTAACGGATTATCTATAAACGGATTTAAAGCGGTGATGGAAATGCAGTTTGCAGATTTCGTTTCAACCGGATTTAATCCCATCGTAAACTTATTAGCGAAGCAACATTACAGATGGCAAGAAAAGTCGGATGTAGTGGTGCGCATGCCTTGTGGTGGTGGTACTCAAGCGGGACCTTTCCATTCACAAACTAACGAAGCTTGGTTTACCAAAACACCTGGTTTAAAAGTGGTATATCCAGCATTTCCTTATGATGCTAAAGGTTTATTAAATACAGCAATTAACGATCCAAATCCAGTATTATTCTTCGAACACAAACAATTGTATAGAAGTGTGTATCAAGATGTACCAAAAGATTATTACACCTTACCTTTCGGAAAAGCGTCTTTGATTAAAGAAGGAACTGATGTTACGATTATTTCGTTTGGAGCTGGAGTTCATTGGGCTTTAGAAACGTTAGCTAAAAATCCAGAAATTAAAGCAGATTTATTGGATTTAAGAACGTTACAACCAATGGATTGGGATGCGATTTACGCTTCAGTTAAGAAAACTAATAAAGTAATCATTTTACAAGAAGATACATTATTTGGTGGTGTAGCTAGTGATATTTCAGCCATGATTATGGAAAACTGTTTCGAATACTTGGATGCTCCAGTTAGAAGAGTCGGAAGTTTAGAATCAGCTATTCCTTTTATGAAAACACTAGAAGATCAATATTTACCAAAAGGTAGATTTGAAACCGAATTGAAAGAATTATTAGCTTATTAA
- a CDS encoding DinB family protein: MKNKVLKFELLLDNLVLQSITDFDVKIDINKWSKKEILGHLIDSAINNLQRFTEIQYSEKPYKIRPYNQDALVKYNDYQNKNNQDLFDLWLHLNRHILEIIKNQTDKTLEYQLILPNGTLTNLQFLIEDYIDHLFYHVSQINKAWI; the protein is encoded by the coding sequence ATGAAAAATAAAGTTTTAAAATTTGAGTTATTATTAGATAATTTGGTATTACAATCAATAACTGATTTTGATGTTAAAATTGATATTAACAAATGGTCTAAAAAAGAAATCCTAGGTCATTTAATTGATTCAGCCATCAATAATTTACAACGTTTTACCGAAATTCAATATTCCGAAAAGCCTTATAAAATAAGACCTTACAATCAAGATGCATTAGTTAAATATAATGATTATCAAAATAAAAACAATCAGGATTTATTCGATTTGTGGTTGCATTTGAATCGTCATATTTTAGAAATTATAAAAAACCAAACTGATAAAACTTTAGAATATCAATTAATTCTCCCTAATGGTACATTAACTAATTTACAATTTTTAATTGAGGATTATATTGACCATTTATTTTATCATGTATCACAAATTAATAAAGCATGGATTTAA
- a CDS encoding translation initiation factor, with protein sequence MDLQEQLKKLFPNHEVSNEPEAIDETPHELHIQKEPMICKYEKRKGKPTTIISGYEGEDEDFKILAKEIKSKLAVGGTFKDGEIIIQGDYRDKIMKLLQDKGFKTKRVGG encoded by the coding sequence ATGGACTTACAAGAACAATTAAAAAAACTTTTTCCTAACCACGAAGTTTCTAACGAACCAGAAGCTATCGATGAAACGCCTCATGAATTACATATTCAAAAAGAACCAATGATTTGCAAATATGAGAAGCGAAAAGGAAAACCTACTACGATTATTTCAGGATATGAAGGCGAAGACGAAGATTTTAAAATCTTAGCGAAAGAAATCAAGAGCAAATTAGCAGTTGGCGGTACTTTTAAAGATGGCGAAATCATTATTCAAGGCGATTATCGTGATAAAATCATGAAACTATTACAAGACAAAGGATTCAAAACAAAACGCGTAGGCGGATAA